Within Sphingobium aromaticiconvertens, the genomic segment CGATGCGCCTATTTGACCGTGAAGAAATATTTGCCCTCGATCCGATGCTGATCGGCGCCGACGATGTGCCAGGCGAGGTCGTAGCTGCCAGCCGGAAGGGCGCGGGGCAGGGTGACGACCAGGGTCTTGCCGTCACCTTCGACCGATGTCTTGAAGCCCTTGATCGGCATTGGCGGGTGATCGGGCATGCCGGGCATGCCGGTCATGACCAGCGTAACGCCGCTCATGGACGGCTGAAGCGTGTCGGAAAAGTCGAGGGTCAGCT encodes:
- the copC gene encoding copper homeostasis periplasmic binding protein CopC; the encoded protein is MSRLLMAVTALAIAALPGAAFAHAQLLSASPAANATVAKPTKLTLDFSDTLQPSMSGVTLVMTGMPGMPDHPPMPIKGFKTSVEGDGKTLVVTLPRALPAGSYDLAWHIVGADQHRIEGKYFFTVK